One Tolypothrix bouteillei VB521301 DNA window includes the following coding sequences:
- a CDS encoding NAD-dependent epimerase/dehydratase family protein produces the protein MKVLVIGGDGYCGWATALYLSNRGYEVGILDSLVRRHWDNELGVETLTPIAPIQHRIQRWHDLTGKSIDLLIGDITNYEFLSKALHKFQPEAIVHFGEQRSAPYSMIDREHAVFTQVNNVVGTLNLLYAMREDFPDCHLVKLGTMGEYGTPNIDIEEGYITIEHNGRKDTLPYPKQPGSMYHLSKVHDSHNIHFACRIWGLRATDLNQGVVYGVLTEETGMDELLINRLDYDGVFGTALNRFCIQAAIGHPLTVYGKGGQTRGFLDIRDTVRCIEIAVANPAQPGEFRVFNQFTELFSVGDLAMMVKKAGNALGLNVEINHLENPRIEKEEHYFNAKNTQLLDLGLQPHYLSDSLLDSLLNFSIKYQNRVDKQQILPKVSWRRN, from the coding sequence ATGAAAGTCCTGGTTATTGGTGGCGATGGTTATTGCGGTTGGGCAACCGCACTTTACCTTTCTAATCGAGGTTATGAAGTTGGTATTTTAGATAGTTTAGTGCGACGGCATTGGGACAACGAGTTGGGAGTGGAGACTCTAACTCCAATCGCACCAATTCAACATCGAATTCAACGCTGGCACGATTTGACAGGTAAATCTATTGACCTGTTGATTGGCGATATCACTAACTACGAGTTCTTGAGTAAAGCACTGCACAAATTTCAGCCAGAAGCAATCGTACACTTTGGCGAACAAAGATCTGCGCCTTATTCAATGATTGACCGCGAACACGCAGTTTTTACCCAAGTTAACAACGTAGTTGGGACTTTAAACTTGTTGTACGCCATGCGGGAAGACTTCCCAGACTGCCATTTAGTCAAACTGGGAACAATGGGAGAATATGGAACACCCAACATCGACATCGAAGAAGGGTATATCACAATCGAGCACAACGGGAGGAAAGATACTCTACCCTATCCCAAACAACCCGGCTCGATGTATCATTTGAGCAAAGTTCATGACAGTCATAACATTCACTTTGCGTGTCGGATTTGGGGATTGCGAGCCACAGACCTGAATCAGGGTGTTGTTTACGGTGTTTTGACTGAAGAAACAGGCATGGACGAACTGTTGATTAACCGCCTGGATTACGACGGTGTATTCGGTACGGCACTGAATCGCTTCTGTATCCAAGCAGCTATCGGACATCCCCTAACAGTTTACGGCAAAGGCGGTCAAACCCGAGGATTTTTGGATATTCGAGACACAGTAAGGTGTATCGAAATTGCTGTAGCCAATCCAGCGCAACCCGGTGAATTCCGCGTCTTTAACCAATTCACTGAACTATTCAGTGTTGGTGATTTAGCAATGATGGTGAAGAAAGCTGGTAATGCACTCGGACTGAATGTAGAAATTAATCACTTAGAAAATCCCAGAATTGAGAAAGAAGAGCATTACTTCAACGCCAAAAATACCCAGCTTTTGGATCTTGGGTTACAACCTCATTATCTTTCTGACTCTTTGCTCGATTCTCTACTGAATTTCTCCATTAAGTACCAAAATCGAGTTGACAAACAACAAATTTTGCCTAAAGTCTCTTGGCGAAGAAATTAG
- the thrB gene encoding homoserine kinase, whose protein sequence is MSVVSCATITVPATTANLGPGFDCIGAALTLYNEFKFTRHSHGRGVITVTGVEAERVVTDDSNLLYQAFVKFYESIEQPPPFVQIDISLGVPLARGLGSSATAIVGGLIGANVLAGQPLSQSQLLELAIALEDHPDNVVPAFLGGCRLAATGVENQSLREKESLWEICEIPWSQEIVSVVAIPDFELSTKEARQVLPSEVSRGDAIFNTAHLGLLLRGLETGRGSWLRAALQDRLHQPYRKVLIRGYDAVNSAAVAAGAYGMVISGAGPTLLALTDRVYADAVVGAMANAWLKEGVKADVRSLCVDTQGARVVIE, encoded by the coding sequence ATGTCTGTAGTTTCTTGTGCCACTATTACTGTCCCTGCAACGACTGCTAACTTGGGACCGGGGTTTGACTGCATTGGTGCTGCTCTAACTCTATATAATGAGTTTAAGTTTACTCGCCACTCTCATGGGCGAGGGGTCATAACTGTGACGGGTGTTGAGGCTGAACGGGTTGTGACTGATGATAGTAATTTACTGTATCAGGCTTTTGTCAAGTTTTACGAGTCTATAGAGCAACCTCCACCATTTGTGCAGATAGATATTTCTCTTGGCGTACCGTTGGCCAGAGGTTTGGGGAGTTCGGCAACAGCAATAGTTGGTGGATTGATTGGTGCGAATGTATTGGCTGGTCAACCTCTGAGTCAGTCGCAGTTGTTAGAGTTGGCAATTGCTTTAGAAGATCATCCAGATAATGTTGTCCCTGCTTTTTTAGGTGGATGTCGTTTGGCAGCGACGGGAGTGGAAAATCAATCGCTAAGAGAAAAAGAAAGTTTGTGGGAGATTTGTGAGATTCCCTGGAGTCAGGAAATTGTTTCGGTGGTTGCAATTCCGGATTTTGAGCTTTCAACGAAGGAAGCCCGACAGGTGTTGCCATCTGAGGTGAGTCGTGGAGATGCTATTTTCAACACGGCGCATCTCGGCTTATTATTGCGTGGTTTGGAAACTGGGAGGGGCAGTTGGTTGAGGGCTGCATTACAGGATAGGCTACACCAGCCTTATCGAAAGGTTTTGATTCGAGGTTATGATGCAGTGAATTCTGCTGCTGTTGCGGCTGGTGCTTATGGAATGGTCATTAGTGGTGCCGGACCAACTCTTTTGGCTTTGACGGATAGGGTTTATGCTGATGCTGTAGTTGGAGCGATGGCAAATGCTTGGTTAAAAGAGGGCGTGAAGGCGGATGTGCGATCGCTTTGTGTTGATACTCAAGGAGCTAGAGTTGTCATTGAGTAG
- a CDS encoding DUF1257 domain-containing protein codes for MSHFSTLRTKITDAEILKASLRDLGISVKTEADVRGYNGQRVRADLVAVLEGEYDLGWSRNSDGSFDLIADLWGVAKKHNQTELINSINQKYAVNKTLAEVKQRGLQNANVKLVLQ; via the coding sequence ATGTCTCACTTTAGCACTCTGCGTACCAAAATCACCGATGCTGAAATCCTCAAGGCTTCCCTGCGCGACCTCGGCATCTCCGTGAAGACTGAAGCAGATGTTCGTGGTTACAACGGTCAGCGTGTTCGTGCTGACTTAGTTGCTGTTCTCGAAGGCGAATATGACCTCGGTTGGTCTCGCAACAGCGACGGTTCTTTTGACCTGATCGCAGACCTGTGGGGCGTTGCTAAGAAGCACAACCAAACCGAACTCATCAACTCTATCAACCAGAAGTATGCTGTTAACAAGACTCTGGCTGAAGTGAAGCAGCGCGGTTTGCAAAATGCCAACGTTAAGTTGGTATTGCAATAA
- a CDS encoding AAA family ATPase — MKEELNILIQAQYPLIYLVTSEEERAEQAISHIAQSSKPQRKVYVWTVTHGIVEYGQPRNVTQHNTVSPEAAIEWIIRQKEASIFILKDLHPFIDAPATTRSLRDAIASFKGTQKNIILMSPMQQVPIELEKEVVVLDFPLPDMGDLNKVLTHHIDQNRGRRLTTEAREKLLRAALGLTKDEAEKVYRKAQVTSGRLTEEEVDIVLSEKKQLIRRNGILEYIEEDETIDGVGGLEELKKWLKQRSNAFTERAREYGLPQPKGMLILGVPGCGKSLIAKTTSRLWGLPLLRLDMGRVYDGSMVGRSEANLRNALKTAESISPVILFIDELDKSFAGSAGSSDSDGGTSSRIFGSFLTWMQEKKSPVFVMATANRVERLPGEFLRKGRFDEIFFVDLPINEERQDIFKIHLNKRRNDISRFDLEQLAKMSDGFSGAEIEQAIVAAMYEAFAQDREFTQLDIIAALKATLPLSRTMQEQVTALRDWARQRARPAAASVAEYQRMEF; from the coding sequence ATGAAAGAAGAGCTCAATATACTCATTCAAGCTCAATACCCTCTAATCTACCTTGTGACCTCCGAGGAAGAGCGGGCTGAGCAAGCAATTTCACATATTGCTCAATCATCAAAGCCGCAGCGAAAGGTCTATGTTTGGACAGTGACTCACGGCATCGTGGAGTACGGTCAACCCCGGAATGTCACCCAACACAACACTGTATCGCCAGAAGCAGCCATTGAATGGATTATTCGGCAGAAAGAAGCTAGTATATTTATTCTTAAAGATTTACACCCCTTTATAGATGCGCCCGCAACAACCAGATCGCTAAGAGATGCGATCGCGAGTTTCAAGGGTACGCAGAAAAATATTATTTTAATGTCTCCAATGCAACAAGTTCCTATTGAGTTGGAGAAGGAAGTTGTTGTTCTTGACTTCCCATTACCAGATATGGGAGACTTGAACAAAGTATTGACCCATCACATAGATCAAAACCGGGGACGGCGGTTAACGACTGAAGCCAGGGAAAAGCTTCTAAGAGCGGCTTTAGGATTAACCAAAGATGAAGCTGAAAAAGTTTACCGCAAGGCGCAGGTCACATCAGGGCGTCTGACAGAAGAAGAAGTCGATATAGTTTTATCTGAGAAAAAGCAACTCATTCGCCGAAATGGTATACTTGAGTACATAGAAGAAGATGAAACTATAGACGGTGTTGGTGGTTTGGAAGAGCTAAAAAAATGGCTCAAGCAACGTTCCAACGCTTTTACAGAAAGAGCGCGGGAGTATGGTTTGCCTCAACCTAAGGGAATGTTAATTTTAGGGGTTCCTGGTTGTGGGAAGTCGTTGATTGCTAAAACTACCTCTCGACTTTGGGGTTTACCGTTATTGCGGTTGGATATGGGACGTGTCTATGATGGTTCCATGGTAGGACGTTCGGAAGCCAACTTGCGGAACGCGTTAAAAACGGCTGAATCTATTTCCCCAGTCATCTTGTTTATAGATGAATTGGACAAGTCTTTTGCTGGAAGTGCGGGGTCTTCTGATTCTGATGGGGGTACTTCTAGCCGTATATTTGGCTCTTTCCTCACTTGGATGCAAGAGAAGAAATCTCCAGTGTTTGTGATGGCAACTGCTAATAGAGTTGAGCGCTTACCTGGGGAATTTTTGAGGAAAGGTCGATTTGATGAAATTTTCTTTGTTGATTTGCCCATAAATGAAGAACGTCAGGATATTTTCAAGATTCACCTGAACAAGCGCCGGAATGACATCTCGCGGTTTGACCTCGAACAGCTAGCTAAGATGTCAGATGGGTTCTCTGGGGCAGAAATTGAACAGGCGATCGTCGCGGCTATGTACGAAGCTTTTGCCCAAGATCGCGAGTTCACTCAACTAGATATTATTGCTGCACTGAAGGCAACACTGCCGCTGTCTCGAACGATGCAAGAACAGGTAACAGCCCTAAGAGATTGGGCTAGACAGCGAGCAAGACCTGCTGCAGCCTCCGTTGCTGAATACCAGCGAATGGAGTTCTAA
- a CDS encoding NAD(P)H-quinone oxidoreductase subunit 4, whose translation MNAFEFPWLTAIITLPLVATAAIPFIPDKEGKTVRWYGLGVALADFALMIYAFWQHYDFQSSAFQLVEKYAWVPQLGMNWSVAVDGLSMPLVLLTGLINTLAIFAAWKVTKKPRLFHALMLVMYSAQIGVFVAQDLLLFFLMWEIELVPVYLLISIWGGEKRRYAATKFILYTAAASIFILVAGFAMAFSGDTVTFDMTTLGMKEYSNTLELLVYACFLIAFGVKLPIFPLHTWLPDAHGEASAPGSMILAGVLLKMGGYALIRINMEMLTNAHVVFAPVLAILGVVNIIYGACCAFAQNNLKRRLAYSSIAHMGFVLIGIASYSEMGISGAMLQMVSHGLIAASLFFLSGVTYERTHTLMMDKMGGMAKVMPKTFALFTAGAMASLALPGMSGFVGELMVFLGLATSDVYSSSFKVVVVLLSAVGVILTPIYLLSMLRSVFYGKQNQELVLDAVVQDVKPRELFITACLLIPIIGIGLYPKLATQAYDVKTVAVAMHARQVLPVVAEQQPTSLYSQIFTAPTLADSEVSGLVNIAE comes from the coding sequence ATGAATGCTTTCGAGTTCCCTTGGCTAACAGCCATAATTACCCTGCCTCTGGTGGCTACCGCAGCCATCCCCTTCATTCCAGATAAAGAGGGCAAAACTGTCCGCTGGTACGGTTTGGGAGTAGCACTTGCAGATTTTGCGTTGATGATTTATGCCTTTTGGCAGCATTACGATTTTCAAAGTTCAGCATTCCAACTCGTTGAGAAGTACGCCTGGGTGCCTCAGTTGGGAATGAACTGGTCTGTAGCAGTCGATGGTTTATCAATGCCTTTGGTACTGCTTACAGGGTTAATTAATACTCTTGCAATATTCGCGGCTTGGAAAGTAACCAAAAAGCCGCGATTATTTCATGCTTTGATGCTGGTCATGTACAGCGCCCAGATCGGGGTGTTTGTTGCCCAGGATCTGCTGTTGTTCTTCCTCATGTGGGAAATTGAGTTGGTGCCAGTATACCTGCTGATTTCTATCTGGGGAGGAGAAAAGCGCCGTTACGCAGCCACAAAATTCATTCTTTACACTGCTGCTGCATCAATCTTTATCTTGGTAGCAGGTTTCGCAATGGCATTCTCTGGAGACACTGTCACTTTCGACATGACAACTCTGGGAATGAAAGAATATTCAAACACATTAGAATTACTCGTCTACGCTTGCTTCCTCATTGCCTTTGGCGTCAAACTACCAATTTTCCCCTTACATACCTGGCTTCCCGATGCTCATGGTGAAGCATCTGCACCTGGTTCAATGATTCTTGCTGGTGTGTTGTTGAAGATGGGTGGATATGCGCTCATCCGCATCAACATGGAGATGTTGACCAATGCTCATGTTGTCTTTGCCCCAGTTCTCGCGATTCTGGGTGTCGTAAACATTATCTACGGTGCTTGTTGTGCCTTTGCTCAAAACAACCTCAAGCGTCGTCTAGCGTACTCATCCATTGCCCACATGGGATTTGTCCTGATTGGTATTGCCTCCTATTCCGAAATGGGCATCAGTGGTGCAATGCTGCAGATGGTTTCCCACGGTTTGATTGCTGCTAGCTTGTTCTTCCTATCTGGTGTGACTTACGAGCGGACTCACACTTTAATGATGGATAAGATGGGTGGTATGGCAAAAGTTATGCCTAAAACCTTTGCTCTTTTCACAGCAGGTGCGATGGCTTCTCTAGCACTCCCTGGAATGAGCGGTTTTGTAGGTGAGTTGATGGTCTTCCTGGGACTTGCTACAAGCGATGTTTACAGTTCAAGCTTTAAAGTTGTTGTTGTGCTTCTCTCCGCTGTTGGTGTTATCTTGACTCCGATTTACTTGCTATCCATGTTACGTTCCGTCTTCTACGGCAAGCAAAATCAAGAGTTGGTTTTGGATGCGGTTGTACAAGATGTTAAACCCCGCGAACTGTTTATTACGGCTTGCTTGTTAATCCCCATCATCGGTATCGGCTTGTATCCCAAGCTAGCAACACAAGCTTATGATGTGAAAACAGTGGCAGTTGCAATGCATGCCCGTCAAGTTCTACCTGTTGTTGCCGAACAACAACCAACAAGCTTATATTCTCAAATTTTTACAGCCCCAACATTGGCTGATTCCGAAGTTTCAGGTTTGGTTAATATTGCTGAGTAA
- a CDS encoding GAF domain-containing protein — protein sequence MTLLNTGSVLATLTELTQVNRTNALLRRVKDLSVNEFVCLLDFITAEFQQFLRAIELINNEALETMLEKVLEAITLKIGQILQAQHTTIFLVDRDKGQLWSKVPQENIYKPLEIRTPINVGIPGHVASTGECLNIVETDSHPLFSPELEKQMGYKMHNILCMPVLSSKNQIVAVVQLANKAGDIPFDGEDEERFRDFAASIGIILESCQSFYVAARNQRGATALLRATQTLGQSLDLEATLQIVMEQARILMQADRSTLFLYRKEMGELWTKVAAADGKTMIEIRISASKGIAGYVASTGEALNIPDAYKDPRFDPSIDRKTGYITRNILCLPVFNSANELIGVTQLINKQQGSFTASDEEFMRAFNIQAGIALENARLFENVLLEKQYQKDILQSLSDAVISTDMEGKIVTINDAALQLLGCPLSESNGKNIKYDWEQHLIGRLVWEVVPIENLQIRLQDSLKCGARHYVPEQSLSVGLYVETLYATPIQDSTIAVQEIGDCILAIRDRNNPQIFLPWNQPLTPRSSLLHESLIQKIDRSINLTVNPLTNPEGGVRGGLVVLEDISQEKRMKTTMYRYLTPGVAEQVMVLGEDALMVGERKEVTILFSDIRGYTTLTENLGAAEVVSLLNQYFETMVEAVFNHEGTLDKFIGDALMAVFGAPLPLTENHAWRAVQSALEMRQRLAEFNRRRIVQAQPLIHIGIGISSGEVVSGNIGSRKRMDYTVIGDGVNLSSRLEGVTKEYGCDMILSEFTYQLCSDRIWVRELDRIRVKGKHQAVNIYELIGDRSMTLDANTQEFLFFYHQGRTAYTERNFQKAIDFFQSAKNIRPTDQAVNMHLERACNYLNHPPDCVWDGVWTMASK from the coding sequence ATGACACTCCTAAATACTGGTAGCGTCCTGGCTACATTAACAGAACTTACTCAAGTCAACCGCACAAACGCTCTATTGCGCCGTGTCAAAGATCTATCCGTTAACGAATTTGTTTGCTTGCTAGATTTTATAACTGCTGAATTTCAGCAGTTCCTTAGAGCGATCGAACTTATTAATAACGAAGCCCTAGAAACCATGTTAGAAAAGGTTCTAGAGGCAATTACGCTAAAAATCGGTCAAATTCTTCAAGCCCAGCATACTACAATTTTTCTTGTAGATCGCGACAAAGGTCAATTATGGTCAAAAGTACCGCAAGAAAATATTTACAAACCTTTAGAAATTCGCACCCCTATTAATGTTGGTATTCCCGGTCATGTTGCAAGTACAGGTGAATGTCTAAATATCGTAGAAACGGATTCCCATCCCCTTTTTAGTCCGGAATTAGAAAAACAAATGGGCTACAAAATGCATAACATTTTATGTATGCCCGTCTTAAGTAGCAAAAATCAAATTGTAGCGGTTGTACAACTGGCAAATAAAGCAGGAGATATTCCTTTTGATGGCGAGGATGAAGAACGGTTTCGAGATTTCGCTGCATCAATTGGTATTATCTTGGAAAGCTGTCAATCTTTCTATGTAGCTGCCCGCAATCAACGAGGGGCAACAGCTCTTTTACGGGCGACTCAAACACTGGGGCAAAGTTTAGATTTGGAAGCAACTTTGCAAATAGTGATGGAACAAGCCCGAATTTTAATGCAGGCAGACCGCAGCACGCTGTTTTTATATCGTAAAGAAATGGGGGAATTGTGGACTAAAGTGGCAGCGGCTGATGGCAAAACTATGATAGAAATTCGTATATCTGCCAGTAAAGGTATTGCTGGTTATGTCGCGTCTACAGGTGAAGCGCTAAATATTCCCGATGCTTATAAAGATCCGCGTTTCGATCCAAGTATAGACCGAAAAACAGGTTATATAACTCGCAATATTTTATGTTTGCCAGTCTTTAATTCAGCCAATGAACTCATTGGTGTTACACAATTAATTAACAAGCAGCAAGGTAGCTTTACTGCTTCTGATGAAGAATTTATGCGAGCTTTTAATATTCAAGCAGGAATTGCTTTGGAAAATGCACGCTTGTTTGAAAATGTGTTATTAGAAAAACAGTATCAAAAAGATATTTTACAAAGTCTTTCTGACGCCGTAATTTCTACGGATATGGAAGGAAAAATAGTAACTATTAACGATGCAGCGCTACAGTTATTGGGCTGTCCTTTATCGGAGTCTAACGGGAAAAATATTAAGTATGATTGGGAACAACATTTGATAGGTCGTTTGGTTTGGGAAGTTGTACCTATTGAAAATTTACAAATCAGACTGCAAGATAGCTTGAAATGTGGCGCAAGGCATTACGTACCAGAACAAAGTTTATCAGTTGGGTTGTATGTGGAGACTTTATACGCAACACCCATACAAGATTCAACCATAGCCGTACAAGAAATAGGGGATTGCATTTTAGCAATACGCGATCGCAATAACCCGCAAATTTTTCTTCCTTGGAACCAACCTCTTACTCCTCGTTCATCCTTACTTCACGAGTCGTTAATTCAAAAAATTGACCGAAGTATTAATCTTACAGTCAATCCTTTAACCAATCCAGAAGGAGGTGTCCGAGGAGGTTTGGTAGTGTTAGAAGATATTAGCCAAGAAAAACGGATGAAAACAACCATGTACCGCTACTTAACTCCTGGTGTTGCAGAACAAGTGATGGTACTCGGAGAAGATGCATTGATGGTGGGTGAACGAAAAGAGGTAACTATATTATTTTCTGATATCAGAGGTTACACCACGCTGACAGAAAATTTAGGAGCAGCTGAAGTGGTATCGTTACTGAATCAGTACTTTGAAACGATGGTTGAAGCGGTTTTTAATCACGAAGGCACATTAGATAAATTTATTGGTGATGCCTTAATGGCCGTATTTGGTGCGCCACTCCCACTTACAGAAAATCATGCGTGGAGAGCCGTACAATCAGCCTTGGAAATGCGACAAAGGCTGGCTGAATTTAACCGACGACGTATCGTCCAAGCACAGCCCCTCATTCACATCGGTATTGGAATTAGTTCTGGAGAAGTTGTTTCTGGGAATATTGGGTCTCGAAAACGGATGGACTATACCGTGATTGGAGATGGTGTCAATTTAAGCTCGCGTCTCGAAGGAGTGACAAAAGAATACGGCTGCGACATGATTTTAAGCGAATTTACTTATCAATTGTGTAGCGATCGCATTTGGGTACGTGAATTGGATAGAATCAGGGTCAAAGGAAAACATCAAGCCGTTAACATTTACGAGTTGATTGGCGATCGCAGCATGACTCTGGATGCTAACACGCAAGAATTTTTGTTTTTCTACCACCAAGGACGTACTGCGTACACGGAACGCAACTTTCAAAAAGCAATTGATTTTTTTCAATCTGCCAAAAATATCCGACCTACAGACCAAGCTGTCAATATGCATCTAGAACGCGCTTGTAATTATCTTAACCATCCCCCAGATTGTGTATGGGATGGAGTGTGGACAATGGCTTCCAAGTAA
- a CDS encoding DUF7219 family protein gives MVSSKENFIYPRGHYYGQVKPENLVFNSNLQEFAQKVSYICNLETAGKISPEDAYERVKELWKTLKRSKKELGIGEDPFRTDEGGHSAE, from the coding sequence ATGGTTAGCAGTAAAGAGAATTTTATATATCCACGAGGGCATTATTACGGTCAGGTAAAGCCAGAAAATTTAGTTTTTAACTCCAATTTACAGGAATTTGCCCAAAAAGTTAGTTATATTTGTAACTTAGAGACTGCTGGGAAAATATCTCCAGAGGATGCTTACGAACGAGTAAAAGAACTTTGGAAAACTTTGAAACGGTCAAAAAAAGAATTGGGGATAGGAGAAGACCCCTTCCGTACTGATGAAGGCGGGCACAGCGCTGAGTAA
- a CDS encoding glycosyltransferase family 4 protein: protein MRIALFTETFLPKVDGIVTRLRHTIDHLQRNGNQVLVIAPDGGITEYKGARVYGVSGFPLPLYPELKMALPRPAIGHTLEEFKPDIIHVVNPAVLGLAGIFHSKYLNIPLVASYHTHLPQYLQHYGLGMLEGLLWELLKTAHNQASLNLCTSTAMMEELTSHGIERVYLWQRGVDTESFHPDNLCQKMRSRLSQNHPESPLLLYVGRLSAEKEIERIKPILEAIPEARLALVGDGPHRQALEKHFAGTNTHFVGYLVGRELASAFASADAFIFPSRTETLGLVLLEAMAAGCPVVAARSGGIPDIVTDGVNGYLFEPKADVQSAVAATMRLLQQQQERETIRQNARKEAERWGWAAATRQLQTYYQQAIP from the coding sequence ATGCGAATCGCTCTCTTCACTGAAACCTTTCTGCCTAAGGTAGACGGCATAGTGACGCGCTTGCGTCATACCATTGACCATCTTCAGCGTAATGGAAACCAAGTTCTAGTGATTGCCCCTGATGGTGGCATAACTGAATACAAAGGAGCTAGAGTATATGGAGTCTCAGGTTTCCCCTTACCACTGTATCCAGAGTTAAAAATGGCACTACCTCGTCCGGCAATCGGTCATACTCTAGAGGAATTCAAGCCAGATATAATTCACGTGGTAAATCCAGCGGTTTTGGGGTTAGCTGGTATATTCCATAGCAAATACCTCAATATCCCTTTAGTAGCGTCTTACCATACACATCTACCACAGTATCTTCAACATTATGGTTTGGGAATGTTAGAAGGATTACTCTGGGAATTGCTTAAAACAGCTCACAATCAAGCATCTTTGAATCTGTGTACTTCTACAGCAATGATGGAGGAATTAACCTCACACGGTATCGAAAGGGTTTATTTATGGCAAAGAGGAGTAGATACAGAATCATTTCATCCAGATAATTTATGCCAAAAAATGCGATCGCGCTTATCGCAAAATCACCCAGAAAGTCCATTATTACTATACGTGGGTCGTCTTTCGGCTGAAAAGGAAATTGAGCGGATCAAACCCATACTAGAAGCTATACCCGAAGCACGGTTAGCATTAGTAGGGGACGGTCCTCACCGTCAAGCATTAGAGAAACATTTTGCCGGAACAAATACACATTTTGTTGGTTATCTTGTTGGCAGAGAATTAGCTTCTGCTTTTGCGAGCGCTGATGCTTTTATTTTTCCTTCCCGTACAGAAACATTAGGATTAGTCCTTCTAGAAGCAATGGCTGCGGGGTGTCCGGTTGTCGCTGCACGTTCGGGTGGCATTCCAGACATAGTCACAGATGGAGTTAATGGGTATCTTTTTGAACCCAAAGCAGATGTTCAAAGTGCTGTTGCAGCCACTATGCGTCTTTTACAACAGCAACAAGAACGAGAAACTATCCGTCAAAATGCCCGAAAAGAAGCAGAACGTTGGGGCTGGGCAGCTGCAACACGCCAGTTACAAACTTACTATCAACAAGCTATTCCATGA